The proteins below come from a single Bryobacter aggregatus MPL3 genomic window:
- a CDS encoding glycosyltransferase — protein sequence MAANPFQACIILPVVDETESLRETVKILLLENCSDIHQILIVMGKITKPEARAAANALVEQYPGLIQAKDQKKPFLGGAMQDAFEWASGTHLLMMASDLETNPHDVKAIFAEAKRGNWDIVTTTRWRGEKGAPAFEGYNPVKFLANWLFQKSFALLYGTELSDLTYGFRVFKMEWVKKIRWEELRHPLLLETMLKPLRLGARVKEIPTTWKARVEGESHNPFWRNFLYFRIAFKTRFRPERELILIPPTAAPAQKETFA from the coding sequence ATGGCGGCAAACCCTTTCCAAGCCTGCATCATCCTGCCTGTGGTCGATGAGACCGAAAGTTTGCGCGAAACCGTCAAAATTCTCCTTCTCGAGAACTGCAGTGACATCCACCAGATCCTCATTGTCATGGGAAAAATCACCAAGCCCGAAGCACGTGCGGCTGCGAACGCACTGGTGGAACAATATCCCGGCCTGATTCAGGCAAAAGACCAAAAGAAACCCTTCCTCGGTGGCGCCATGCAGGACGCTTTTGAGTGGGCCTCCGGCACCCATCTGCTGATGATGGCCAGTGATCTCGAAACCAATCCTCACGATGTCAAAGCCATTTTTGCAGAAGCCAAGCGCGGGAACTGGGACATTGTCACCACGACGCGCTGGCGCGGCGAAAAGGGCGCACCAGCCTTTGAGGGCTACAACCCAGTCAAATTTCTTGCCAACTGGCTGTTCCAGAAGTCCTTCGCCCTACTTTATGGGACCGAACTGAGCGATCTCACCTACGGGTTCCGAGTCTTCAAAATGGAATGGGTCAAGAAGATTCGCTGGGAGGAACTCCGTCACCCCCTACTCCTTGAAACGATGCTGAAGCCGTTGCGGCTCGGTGCCCGGGTGAAAGAAATTCCCACCACCTGGAAGGCACGAGTCGAGGGGGAAAGCCACAACCCGTTCTGGCGGAATTTCCTGTACTTTCGCATCGCCTTCAAAACTCGCTTCCGTCCGGAGCGGGAATTGATCCTCATCCCCCCAACTGCTGCGCCGGCCCAAAAGGAAACATTCGCATGA
- a CDS encoding lysylphosphatidylglycerol synthase transmembrane domain-containing protein encodes MPFGVNIDLDRKARVTLLVAILLAGVLLYFSFRGIDMAELEKTLKSARFAPLFMASILSMIALWLRSYRWRVLLNCSNTLPIGMVFWANALGYLGNNVLPARMGELLRVEALKRCYEISRSFLLATALIERVMDAGVLVLFTSAALITIPGLPHWLQRASKTFSILSSIGILGLFLLPHAEKYVLRILSGIPKLSSVVLRFLDGLRSLHSWWRSSQFLLLTLVIWPMDSYTGVLVAQSIDVPLQFQTSMVVLAALGLSSAVPSTPGYVGVFQFVAVNVLSPFGISNAAALAWILIYQAVTYVVQAIFGLIGFGVLSKFQASQVPGATPSPLPLDV; translated from the coding sequence GTGCCATTTGGCGTAAATATAGATCTCGACCGGAAAGCGCGTGTCACCTTGCTCGTGGCCATCCTCCTTGCGGGGGTGTTGCTCTATTTTTCTTTCCGGGGCATTGATATGGCGGAACTTGAGAAAACTCTGAAGAGTGCGCGCTTTGCTCCCCTCTTCATGGCCAGTATCTTGTCGATGATTGCCCTTTGGCTTCGTTCCTATCGTTGGCGCGTGTTGTTGAACTGTTCAAACACGCTTCCGATCGGAATGGTCTTCTGGGCGAATGCGTTGGGCTACTTGGGGAACAACGTACTCCCGGCCCGGATGGGTGAGCTTCTGCGGGTGGAGGCCCTGAAGCGCTGCTACGAGATTTCGCGCAGTTTCTTGTTGGCGACGGCGTTGATCGAGCGTGTGATGGATGCAGGTGTATTGGTCTTATTCACCAGCGCCGCATTGATCACGATTCCGGGTCTGCCGCACTGGTTGCAACGGGCGAGTAAGACCTTCAGTATCCTCAGCAGCATCGGAATTCTTGGGCTCTTCCTGTTGCCACACGCCGAGAAGTACGTTTTGCGAATCTTGTCTGGAATCCCGAAGCTTTCCTCGGTTGTGTTGCGCTTTCTGGATGGATTGCGTTCCCTCCACAGCTGGTGGCGATCGTCGCAGTTCTTGTTGCTCACACTGGTGATCTGGCCGATGGACTCCTATACCGGCGTCCTGGTTGCGCAGTCGATTGACGTGCCTCTCCAGTTCCAAACATCCATGGTGGTGTTAGCTGCTCTTGGCCTATCGAGCGCGGTTCCTTCAACACCTGGCTATGTCGGTGTCTTCCAGTTTGTCGCGGTGAATGTCTTATCGCCTTTTGGAATCTCGAATGCGGCCGCATTGGCCTGGATTCTGATCTACCAGGCCGTTACCTACGTGGTGCAGGCGATCTTTGGGCTGATTGGGTTTGGCGTGTTATCCAAGTTCCAGGCCAGCCAGGTGCCCGGTGCGACACCTAGCCCTCTCCCACTCGACGTTTAG
- a CDS encoding tetratricopeptide repeat protein, protein MGPRYYAPLLAWLASIAFAQHGGLNPGQITPRLWPGYGELRFQVTTDNAEARTWANQGMRLVYAFNHPEAAASFKKAAELDANCAMCWWGLGLALGNNINAPLMPENAGPAYEASQKALSLLAKASPREQAYIRALAQRYAAKNPEDRSNLDRSYALAMRELAQQYPDDLDAQTLAADALMNLTPWKLWTHDGKPNAYTLEIVSLLESVLQREPDHLGANHIYIHAVEASLTPERALPSADILAGLAPASGHLVHMPAHVYMRVGNYARSAELNRKAAALDKAYFETVGAPTYYKPYWIHNLHFLSASESMMGRYEEARVAIGAVARELEPLARMMPQFESALAMPYMLEVRFQKWDKILTLEEPASFSVSVNNIYQFARGMALAAKGDAKAATEALATFRKQVAAIAPDRGFGLNLEKDVMGIAVEILEAKIALARKDTNAAIAALERAVAAEDALSYDEPADWYYPPSREALGAVLLQAGKKKEAEAIFRQELANNRQSGRALFGLMEALQAQGKLEAAAMIAPRYEAAWKNADAPLRLSQLF, encoded by the coding sequence ATGGGACCCCGTTACTATGCGCCGCTCCTAGCGTGGCTCGCGAGCATCGCCTTTGCCCAGCACGGTGGACTGAACCCAGGCCAGATCACGCCTCGTCTCTGGCCCGGCTATGGCGAGTTGCGATTCCAGGTCACGACAGACAACGCCGAAGCTCGCACCTGGGCCAACCAGGGCATGCGGCTGGTCTATGCCTTTAACCACCCGGAGGCCGCTGCCAGTTTCAAAAAGGCAGCAGAACTCGATGCAAACTGTGCCATGTGCTGGTGGGGGCTGGGGCTCGCCTTAGGCAACAACATCAATGCTCCACTGATGCCGGAGAATGCGGGGCCTGCCTACGAGGCGTCGCAGAAAGCTCTATCGCTGCTCGCCAAAGCATCGCCACGTGAGCAAGCCTACATCCGGGCGCTCGCCCAGCGCTATGCCGCAAAGAATCCCGAGGATCGATCGAATCTCGACCGCAGCTATGCCCTAGCCATGCGGGAACTGGCCCAGCAGTATCCCGACGACCTCGACGCGCAAACCCTTGCCGCCGACGCGCTGATGAATCTGACGCCCTGGAAGCTTTGGACCCACGACGGCAAACCGAACGCCTATACACTCGAGATCGTTAGCTTGCTCGAAAGCGTACTCCAGCGCGAACCGGATCACCTGGGAGCGAATCACATTTACATCCACGCCGTAGAAGCATCGCTCACTCCAGAACGGGCGCTTCCGAGTGCGGACATCCTCGCTGGCCTGGCCCCGGCAAGCGGACATCTGGTCCATATGCCGGCTCACGTCTATATGCGTGTTGGCAATTATGCGCGCTCCGCGGAACTGAATCGCAAAGCGGCGGCACTCGACAAGGCTTACTTTGAAACAGTCGGTGCTCCGACTTACTACAAGCCTTATTGGATTCACAATTTGCACTTTCTCAGCGCCTCGGAGAGCATGATGGGCCGCTATGAGGAAGCGCGTGTTGCCATTGGCGCTGTTGCCAGAGAACTGGAACCGCTGGCGCGGATGATGCCGCAATTTGAGTCGGCCCTCGCCATGCCTTACATGCTGGAGGTTCGCTTCCAGAAGTGGGACAAGATTCTCACGCTCGAGGAGCCCGCCAGCTTCAGCGTCAGTGTGAACAACATCTATCAGTTCGCCCGGGGAATGGCTCTCGCAGCCAAGGGAGACGCCAAAGCGGCCACGGAAGCGCTTGCCACCTTCCGCAAGCAAGTGGCTGCAATCGCACCCGACCGGGGCTTTGGTCTCAACCTGGAAAAAGACGTCATGGGTATTGCAGTTGAGATCCTCGAAGCCAAGATCGCACTCGCCCGCAAGGATACGAATGCCGCGATTGCTGCGCTGGAGCGAGCGGTTGCGGCAGAAGATGCGCTCAGCTACGATGAGCCGGCAGACTGGTATTATCCGCCTTCGCGGGAAGCCCTGGGCGCGGTATTGCTCCAGGCTGGAAAGAAGAAGGAAGCAGAGGCGATCTTTCGCCAGGAATTGGCGAATAACCGGCAGAGCGGCCGGGCGCTATTCGGTCTGATGGAGGCGCTTCAGGCACAAGGCAAGCTCGAGGCTGCCGCGATGATTGCCCCACGATACGAAGCCGCTTGGAAGAATGCCGATGCGCCGCTTCGCTTGTCCCAACTCTTCTAG
- a CDS encoding Gfo/Idh/MocA family protein produces the protein MAANDKIQIALIGCGGMGQGDARNQTLQPNTKLVAACDIYQSRLEHMRELYGPDTYTTRDYREVLARKDVDAVLIATPDHWHARITTEALQAGKHVYCQKPMVKRVDEGLGVIAAEKASGKVLQVGSQYVSSHVFLKARELFQQGALGELNLVEAWLDRNTAMGAWQYSIPVNLQQSDIDWDRFLGNAPKRPFEPIRLFRWRNYGDYGTGVAGDLFIHLLSGLHTVVGSIGPTTVFASGGVRYWKDGRDAPDVMLAVLDYPKSQAHPAFTLALRVNLASGVATEQFGFRFVGSEGIMTAAYNTLRLEKHTRETAPGYSIGTLAQKDQDAFLADYRKKYPPSTAPIAPDSDFKFTAQADAHRLHHQAFAESIRGLRPPVEDATFGFRAAAPALLCNESAEKGQAFRWDPVTMRRS, from the coding sequence ATGGCAGCGAACGACAAAATCCAAATTGCGCTCATCGGCTGTGGCGGGATGGGGCAAGGGGATGCGCGCAATCAGACCCTGCAACCGAATACGAAGCTGGTGGCTGCTTGCGACATCTACCAGAGCCGTCTCGAGCACATGCGCGAGCTCTATGGCCCCGACACCTACACCACGCGCGACTATCGCGAAGTGCTGGCACGGAAGGATGTCGACGCCGTTCTGATCGCCACGCCCGACCATTGGCATGCGCGGATCACGACCGAGGCATTGCAGGCCGGCAAGCATGTCTACTGCCAGAAGCCGATGGTGAAACGCGTGGACGAAGGTCTGGGAGTGATCGCCGCTGAGAAGGCGAGCGGCAAGGTCTTGCAAGTCGGCAGCCAGTATGTCAGTTCGCATGTCTTTTTGAAAGCACGCGAACTCTTCCAGCAAGGAGCGCTCGGGGAACTGAATCTGGTGGAGGCCTGGCTCGATCGCAACACGGCAATGGGGGCCTGGCAGTATTCGATTCCAGTGAACCTGCAGCAGAGCGACATCGATTGGGATCGCTTCCTGGGCAATGCGCCCAAGCGGCCCTTTGAGCCGATCCGATTGTTCCGTTGGCGCAATTACGGCGACTATGGGACCGGCGTTGCGGGCGATCTGTTCATTCACTTATTGAGCGGCCTGCACACGGTGGTGGGAAGCATCGGGCCGACCACTGTTTTCGCCAGCGGCGGAGTCCGCTATTGGAAGGATGGCAGAGACGCGCCAGACGTCATGCTGGCCGTGCTGGACTATCCGAAATCGCAGGCCCACCCTGCCTTTACACTGGCGCTACGCGTCAACCTGGCGAGCGGCGTGGCGACCGAGCAGTTCGGCTTTCGCTTTGTCGGCAGCGAGGGCATCATGACCGCGGCCTACAACACCCTGCGGCTTGAAAAGCATACGCGCGAGACCGCGCCCGGCTATTCCATCGGAACCCTCGCGCAAAAAGATCAGGATGCCTTCCTCGCAGATTACCGGAAGAAGTATCCGCCTTCGACGGCTCCGATCGCGCCTGACTCCGATTTCAAATTCACCGCCCAGGCTGATGCACACCGCCTCCACCATCAGGCTTTTGCGGAATCGATTCGTGGCTTGCGTCCGCCGGTGGAAGACGCGACCTTTGGCTTTCGTGCGGCAGCACCGGCACTCCTTTGTAATGAAAGTGCGGAGAAAGGGCAAGCATTCCGATGGGACCCCGTTACTATGCGCCGCTCCTAG